The DNA sequence AATGCCAAATGCGTCATCGCGCAGCCAGAGTCCAGTGGTTTCGGGGGCCTGACTCCGTGGGGAATCTAAATTTCACCACAGAACGGCACCTGGCTGTGACGTCGGGGGCCACTACCCCGTATTGTTGTGGAAAGGGAGAACCCCACAAGGCTCCTTAAATGAAAAACTCCGACGCGCCACAAATACAGCCTCAGGCAGTGCAAAAACTGACTGTGCCGCGCAGAAACGCCGTTTCCTTGCCGTCGGTCTCTGCACGCGTGCCAGCGCGCCATCAGCAGAATGTGTCACTCCGTATCGCTGTGGGAAGAAAGCACAAGTAGTCGTTTCCGACTACCAACGGGTCAGGGAAAGTGTTGAAGCATAGGGCGGCGTTTTGGGAGCCTCTACCGCATTACGCATCAGCGTTTTTTGTTcggaggtggaggaacaTCTCTTGATAGTGCACACGTGTAGCTTTGTTGCTCATCGTTTCGTCCACCATTTAGCGGGATGTTGAATGGCATGGCGGAGCCCATTATTGGCGCTATTTGAGACTGAACTGTCGGGTGGCTTTTTGTTTGAGGGGCTCGACAAGTCGTCCTTTTACATAGAGCAGGACGGTGCCGGCCATATAATCATCATGTGACTGTAATCTCTGGAAGGTGCAGCGAGCCACAGCGCACAAACTGAGTGCGGAGGAGCGGTAGTCTCAGTCAGAGCCATTTGAACGTCCACAGCTGCACATTAGCGCCGACTTGGCGGTGAATACGCACAATCATGGTATGGATGTAGTGATGATCCCGGGGAGATGACTGGTTGCATTTGGAGGCGTAACCACTGCTGTTTGTACCGTATCACACCACCTGTGAGAAGACGATGGGGAAAAAGACTTGGAAGTCAGAGTTTATCCAATCATTTTGTGTCGGGGTCAGAAGAGTCGAAAGCAAACGCGTTGACGCATGTGCGGCAGAAGCGGAATCGGTGGCCGTTCCAGCTGCTTCTGCAAGTGTAGCTACAGAGTTTTTGATCCGCCTCATTACTTTACTGCAGTGGAGCTGGGTGACGAGAAAGGGTTCGTATTCGCTGCTATAGCGGCCGCCACGGTTGATTAAGCTGCATTTTGTCTTAGTGCTCATCCCGTGGAAAAAGGGGGCTCAAGGCAGGGGTAGGACTACTACTGGTGTATGGATtaggaaagaaagtgctgcaGGGGTAAAATAGTGGGATACATGGCTCAATGCTGAGCGCCATGCGGGAACGTGCAAACCTTTCGATGCCGCGATTCCAGGTAAGAGGAAAGGAGTTGCGATCTTGATCTCTTGGCACGGCTGGTTTTCTTCGGACCCTCATCTATTTATGCGAGTTTCAGTTATTCTCAGTGTTGGCACTGTGTTGGTGTGTTCAGCGCGAAGGCCCTTTACACGTGGAAGTGCCTGCGGCACCGGGGGTCCATAACCACTGCCATCACACCACGTGGTTAGTTATATCCTTATCTCCTTCCTGTTCATTTCGTTTTGCACTGAGTTCCTGTGATGTTATTACCCTTCCTCTACTGCTTTTTTACCTCTCATTTCCCACCACTTCTTAACTCTTCATGGTGTGTTTGTGGATGCTTATCGATGATCAGTGATATTTGCGTTAGGTGAAGAACGGCgtgaggggaagagaagtaCTTAGTAACACGGTATCTTTCGCGGTCCCTGGACAATATCTGAAAGTGAGCCGGTACCACTTCTGCCTCCTCCGCTCCACCTTCATCCTAGTGGATTTTTAAATTGGTGTGACCAACACACATTGTTATATAAACGGAGTCACAGAACTGCGTTCCAACCGCCGCTACTGCCAGCACATAAACGGCTATGGGTTCCGGGGTAGGAAGACTCGGAGAGAAAAGCCACGGCCATGAGGGGGGAGTCTTCAGAGGAGAGAACGGTAATAAAACTGACAACACTATCGCAGCCGCTGGAGACAGCGTTGGTGAAAATGGCCCGCGTCTGCTAGATGGGCTGCCCGCAGTATCGACGGCGAGAGGAAGCAAAATAGCTGAGGACGATGTGGACGCCGACGATGAGGAAAGTGACTGTGATGCAAACCAGGATGATAACAGTCGTACgcaaaggaagaagttgGCACTCATCGTTAACAATGGCGATTGCGCCATTGCCCCAGAAAGTAGCCAGCAATTCAATGCAGTCCCTTGCACTGACCACCTTCCACAATCTACGCATCCTGCTGGGGGTGAAGAGATGATGAGAGTGCAGCAAACCTCAAACTCCGTACCCAATCCCGCAGAAGCAGTGGGTACAGAAACTATCGGTGATAGGGAGCGGACGCGTGACAGTGCTGACTGTCAACTCAGACTAAGTGCCTCACGCCGCAGGATCACACACGGCAGGGACGATAAATCCAACAGCACAAAGACAGCGCCGTCCTCGGAGTTTATCCTGGAAATGGATAAAACAGCGAACGGCTTATCAGACTACCCGAGCGACGGACCTGCACGCTCTAGCACCCAAGTCTCCCTGAGAGAACGAGGGCTGAAAGACATGACGTCGGTGCACAACCCGCAAGCTACACCCACAAGCATCCTGCGAAAAAACAGCTGTGAGACGCGTGAGCTATCCCACAACCTGCAGTCGAACGCAAGCGACACAAACACCATCGACGGATCAGATATCCCCTCGCGAAGCCCCCGAATGGGGCCGTCTCTCCCCGTGTCAACGAACATAAACGATGCTGATATGCTTAGTAGTCACGAGGAGATGGAAGATGACCTACAGCGCATCTCTGCGTTGATCAGACGTATGCACCAGCAGGGGAATGACCCCCTACCGGGGGAAGCAGGGGGTGCCTCTGTGGGTTACTACCCGTAATATCTACTTACTTTTTTAAGGTGtacctgttttgttttttacccTCTGGTTTAGTTGTATTGACTTGTTATGTTTTGCCGCACCATGCCCCCCCCCATCATCAATTTCATCTTTCCGCAGTGGTACATCTGCCTTAGTTGTTCTACCGTGTTGTGGGGGATGCACGTTGCCGCACGCGGCTAAATAGTatgtttccccttctttctcccccccccctctcatATCCGCTCgtattttcttgtttttttttttttgtgattgCTCCCTTACAAGTAAATAAGCGAACGAATTTGTTCATTTAACTGTCGATGAGAGCATTATTTCAGATGtctaatttttgttttcttttcaactTTGTCCGTTCGTTTGCCTTGTCGTGCTGGCATGCAGTGCACGCTGCACACGTGTAACCCATCGGTTGAGCCGCAAGAGAGGACCACCGTGAggatatgtgtatgtatatatacatacacatgcaCAATCTTTGTGGCCTATgcatttatgaaaatttaacACTCTTGAGCACCACGAAGAGCACAAAAACTGGACGATTACACCCCCTCCTAACACTTGCTCCCGCCCCCCTGCAAACGCaaaacccccccccccttcttctGTCCCTTTCATCTTGTCTCCCACCTTCTGCGGCACGACCCAAAACTTAGAGTCAAACTTTGGCAAAAAGTACACAAGGtaaggaggaaggaaataggggttgctttctttttaaaaaaagagagagaaaataaagggggGCTGACAAACAGCACTCCCTCCTCAAAGTCTCCAAATCTAACTTGGACGGCAGCAGTGAGGGCGGTGCTATACGTAGAACTGGTTAGCAAATCGAATCAGCAAGCGGCACGCAACCTCGACGTGAAAAGCCACCATGTTACGGCACACGCGTTTCTCCTTCACGCACCAGCGACCACACCTCGTACATTGGCAGTCGCTCGGCAAAACACATTTCGACGTATGTGTCATCGGCGCCGGTCCCGCTGGCATTGCGGCAGCCCTACGAGCTGTGGACTACAACAAACGGGTCTGTCTTGTAGAAGCAAAGCGTATTGGCGGTTGCGATCTGTGGAATGGCACACTTCAGTCGAAAACGTTGTGGGAAATGTCAAATTTTTTGGGGCGCGCGAGGGGAAGTTCCGCCGAACGGGTGTATGGAACTACCATTTCAAATTTTATGGAACTCGACGATGAACGCATGCTGCAGACATTGCAAGAGGTGAGCGAGACGCGGGAAAAGCAGGTACTATCTGCCCTCAGCGCCTCTAACGTGGCGTTACTCTACGGTCGCGCCGCTTTTGCTAGCCCTCATGAGTTAGAGGTCAGTAGCCGCGAGGCAAAGGAGTACCGAACGGTGACGGCTGATTATTTCATCATCGCCACAGGTTCTGTCCCTGTCACGCAGCCACATGTGCCCGTGGACCACAAGAACGTGGTGACTTCCGATGACCTTATGACGTTACCGCTGCCAAAAAGCATGGTAGTGGTGGGTGGCGGCGCGCTTGGCAGTGAATTCGCGACGACATACGGCAGGCTTGGTAAGACCAAGGTGTTTCTACTAGACAAGAAGGAGCGCATAATGCCgaaggaagatgatgatgtggcAGCAACGATACAGAAGGGAATGGAAAAGCATGGCGTAGAGGTGCACCAAGATTGCTTGCTGTACAGCTTACAATCACTGACCAAAAGTGAGAGTGATGGCCAGGAGACACCAAATGACGGCACCTCGGGGAATGGAGTTCGCTATACCATCATGCACCGCAAGACACATGAACTTCAGACGTACGAAGTGGAGCGGGCCCTCATCGTGACTGGGCGCCGACCGAATTACTTCGGACTGGGCCTACGTAATACTAACTGCGAAGTGCGCGACGGGGTACTTGTGCTAGACGAGTTTGGCAGGTGTGTAAACCAAAAACACATTTACGCCGTGGGAGACGCAACAGGTCGTGACAGGTCAGTTAGTATGGGCGAAGCGAAGGGGCGGTTGGCAGTAGATCATATATACAGTCCACACATAACGGAGCCGCTTCACCCCGACCATTCCAGAATTGTATTCCTAGACACTGCCGTAGCTTCCGtgggaaaaaacgaaaagcagtgcagagaaaaaaatgtatcgTATGTAGTGGCCAAGTATGGGTTTGAACTCTGCAGTCGCAACGTGGCTGCGAGCAACACCGAAGGGTTTGTAAAAATACTCGCGAGTAATGACAGTAAAAAGACGCTTCTCGGCGTTCACGTAGTGGGATGGAGCGCAAGTACTATCGTAGAGTTCGCTACCGCGGCGATTCAACGTAAACAGTCGGCATACGAGCTGAGTGAAATGCTCACAGCGTACCCATCCGTTTCACAAGCATTTCTAGAGTGCTTGCGCGTCATATTGGGCACATCCATGTTAAAACCCGGTACATTCCCCGGTCTCGTCTGCAATACATGGACTCCGTCTGACTGTGAGCGAGGTCGGGGCTATTGTTCGCTGGGAAATGCTCAAGGCGGTGGCAAACAATAGGTGGCAAAGCAGCCGATGGTGAGGCAAAGCTGAAAAGCAACCGAGGATATCGGGCGACTCTAAATGTTTGTGGAAGCACACAAGCCTACGGCCCCGTAAAGGGCCCAAATTGCGGATGGCGTGACTGCTGGATGTTCAGTTACAGCTCTTCCATCGTCATGTGTATACGTTTTAGGGATATGTGAGAGTACTGTTGTGCGCTGGTCCAAAGCAGATCGCATGAGGGCATAAGATCCAGGACAGTGTATTAttacttcccttccctcaccctcatccattttcttctttttttaccacCCCTCTTATCAGTGAGTTCATAATCAATCGTCTCCTTCCTTCGAAGGTGAGAGACCTATCGACTCCCTACCTTACCTGTCTTTCGCCTCTCTGCTTTGTTTCATACCGTGCAGTGTTCTGTATACCGTTATGGCCATGGCTGAAATGCGCGGGGAGGGCGAAATCCTCCCCGCGATAAGCAGTCATTACCAACGGCAACGGGAAAGAAAGCACGTCATCGTGATATAACTTTGAAACGTCTGCGTGCGGACGTTACAACGATccaaatgtgtgtgtgggtgggGGGGAGGGACTACCCCGATGTTTGAGTACTCACTATGGCGAGGGCCTCATGCATGATGTTTTATCggacacacatacacacaaatgaATGTCGTATCTTAACCAACTTGTAGGCAGGCGCGCTGTCCTTTAGCCGTTGGAACTACTTTGATTGCTGTAGCTTgactgaattttttttttttcgttcggCCGATCCACTTTCTCTCAAACCTTGTCCCTCATTATTAGTGCTTCGACATTGCTTCTAGTGTTTCTGTCGGAGTGCTTCGGTGTATTCCCGCGGGTGCTGCAGTCGAGGCGGTCCCACAAGGCAAAACCGCGACGAAGGAGGGAACGTTAGGAAAGGAgcagaaactgaagaagaagcCCAAGGAGctgaaaaaataagaaaggttTAACAACAGGTAACAGGGGTTGAAGTGGAGTTAGAGAAGGGAAGATTAGAAAGTCGGAGGGGAGAAGCGGGGGGAGGAATTACAGAACTGCAGAAAGGGATACGGGCCAATCCACTTAGCCGCCCGTCCCTCGTGGCCGTGTTGACCCGTTGGACAAACGGTTGCTTTGTACGGCTATCGGCCACGACGGGACGTCATCTAGTGATCAGCTGGACAAATCAAATATCACAGGTTGCGAGTTAACACATACAGCAGAAGTTCTAGTGAGCGACTCACGTAGTGGCTAAGCAACTGAAGTTTCAATGAATTGTCGTGAGATCATAAGGAAGCTTCTGCTCAACCCAGCGCACAACAATGCCGCCACAAGAACTGCCCAAGGAGATAATGGAGACAGTAACCAGCGGGCGTACACTCGCATCTCACGCCTTGCCGCGTTCCAGAGCGCCCAGACACAAGAAAGCACTCCTAAAACCAATGGAACCGGACGGGCAACGACAGAGGGGTTAACGGAGGCTGAGGTGCGGTGGTTAGTGATGGAGTCCCGGGCGCTGTTCATGTCGCAGCCGATGCTAGTAGAAATTGCCGCCCCCGTGAGAATTTGCGGGGATGTGCACGGACAGTACACCGACCTCCTGCGACTCTTCGACTTGGGAGGCTTCCCTCCAGATGCAAATTACATTTTTCTCGGGGACTACGTAGACCGTGGTGACCAGTCATTGGAAACAATCTGTCTCTTGCTCGCATATAAGTTGAGCTTCCCTGAGACCTTCTTCCTCCTACGTGGCAACCACGAGTGTAGTAGCATCAACCGTATATACGGTTTCTTCGATGAGTGCAAGAGGCGGTATAGTGTCCGCTTGTGGAAACAGTTCACCGATACTTTCAACTGCATGCCAGTGGCTGGATTGGTTGAAGGACGTATCCTCTGTATGCATGGTGGGCTCAGTCCCGAACTCACTGATCTCGATCAGATACGTCGCATTCTCCGCCCCACGGACGTGCCCGATAGTGGACTGATATGCGATTTGTTATGGTCTGATCCCAGCACGAATATGGAGAGTAACTGGAGTGAGAATGACCGCGGCGTGTCGTGGACCTTTAGTGAGAGTGTCGTGAAGTCTTTCAATAAGAAGTTTGACCTCGACCTCATTTGCCGTGCGCACCAGGTGGTGGACGCGGGTTATGAATTCTTCGCAGCACGGCAGCTTGTGACAGTTTTCTCTGCGCCGAACTACTGCGATGAGTTTGACAACGCCGGTGcatttatgtgtgtggatgAAAATCTGATGTGTAGCTTTGTACAGATTGAACCAACACGTACGCTGCTGAGGTACTTCTTTTAGCGTTATGGAAGGTACTCATGCGGTTGTTGGGAGACCCTTGGATTCAGGGAGTGGATCGTGGGGCATGTGTCAGTGCGCATGCCTGGAGGGTACAAAGGAACGAGGAATAAATCGAAGATGAGGTGTCGCGCACGGACAATGCCTCTCTCCCCTCCACGTGCACCCGCCtaccctttttccttcgttaCGGCGCTGCTTGTGTCTGCTCTACTTCCGCGTGTACATGGGGATCCCTTGCGGCTCAACGCAGCACGGCCCCGCGCGCAGATGAAATCCAAAGGAGTGGGTAGCGCGAGATTGGAAGGGGGACTcaaagggaagggagggggaatttGCACAGTATAACGTATGTTAAACTTTTATACACACACCGAAGTGACAGAGTACAATTACATAATGTGCATGAAACGGAGTAAAAGAGGCGCCAGATAACGGCTGACAGTGGAGTGTAACCAACACATCCTCTTCGCACCTCTATAGATGGGCTTCCCCCGACGATAAGGAGTGGCTCGGAGGGAGTCGAAGGGCGGACTTTGGGCCAGGTGTTGGAcagaaaaagtgaaacaCTGCTTTCCCGCCACTGTTTTTCTCTGCTGCGCCTTTATGTATTACCTCTTCCTCACTGATCCTAACTCACAACGACAACTTTGCATCTTATCGCATGGCTGTGCGCTGATAAACTTTCGAGGATGATCCGACTTGTGAGTTCCTTCGGGTTTCTTTCAGGATATACATCCGGTTTACTATCTGTTTATTGCTTTAATTTTATCCCCATCCTCCTGGTCATTGCTTTTTCGCACCCTCCAGTAGAAGCAAGTCCTCCCCTTGCATAGGTTAAACCACATACGCGAAGTGTGGAGAGCGTAGAAACCAAAAAGTGTTGAAAGGGTAAGTAAAATAAACGTTAAAACGCAAGGGGGAATCGAGCACATaacttccattttcttttgctttgatAGGAAACGCTGAGACATTACCGGAGAGGCCAAAAAGTAGTGCAAACATGTCAGGTGGTGCGGCCCTACCGGTTTCCCAGATGGAGTTGCACAAGGTGAATGAAGTGCAGTTCGAGATATTTAAGGAGAGGCAAATCAAAAGTTACGCCGTGTGCCTTGTCGAGCACGCCAAGTCGTATGAACGCGGCCGACCAGTCCGGGGAGGCATCAATGATTTGCGTATGGGTACCACTGACTTCGAATTCGCATGCGAGACATGTCATAGGAAGCACCCAGAGTGCCCTGGACACTTCGGATACATCGAGCTCGCAGAGCCTGTCTTTAATATTGGCGTCTTCGATCTTGTACTGCAGGTGTTGAAGTGTGTTTGCAAAACGTGCGGGGCTCTCCTCCTTAACACGCGCGAACAGGACGTACATAAGAAGTTGCAGCACATGACAGGCCTCAACCGTCTTCGGCAAGTTGCGAAGATGGCTGAGGCAAAGTGCCGCGTCTCCACCAGCACCGAAGACGATATGGGGATTGACGGCTTTGATAGTGCCCCTTTCAATGGCGGATCAGGAATGGGGCCAGGCGCGACACGGGGTTGTGGTGCGTCTCAACCCCGCGTAAGTCGCTTTTATGGTATCTACCCAACACTCGTTATCAAGGCAGTACATGAGGAACAAGACGCCGAGTGGCACGCTGATAAGGTGCGACAGGTGCTTGACCGCGTGTCCGATGATGATGCTCGCTTGATGGGCTTCGACCCTCAACGTTGCCACCCACGGGATCTTGTGCTCACTGTGCTTCCAGTTCCACCCCCGCAGGTGCGGCCCGCAATATCCTTCGGCGGTCTCAGGTCAGATGATGAACTCACGCATCAGATCATGTCCATTGTGAAACGCAACAACCAACTACGCAGGGATAAGGAGTCAGACGTGCAGGCAGCAATTGACCGGAGCCGGGCTTTATTGCAAGAACATGTGGCGACATATTTCAATAACGCTTCCACATACTATAAGCCAACGAAGGTGAATGACACAAAGAAGCTAAAGTCATTAACGGAGCGCTTGAAGGGGAAGTACGGTAGACTGCGTGGAAATCTAATGGGGAAGCGGGTGGACTTCTCCGCTCGAACCGTCATCACAGGCGATCCGAACATTGACGTGGATGAAGTAGGTGTACCCTTTTCTGTCGCGATGACGCTTACATTCCCCGAGCGAGTGAACACAGTAAATAAGAAGCGACTGACGGAGTTTGCCCGGCGCACGGTCTACCCGTCGGCGAATTACATACACCATCCGAATGGCACCATAACAAAACTCGCGCTCTTGCGTGACCGCTCCAAGGTGACGCTAAACATCGGTGACGTTGTGGAGAGGCATGTGATTAATGGGGATGTCGTCTTGTTCAACCGACAGCCGACATTGCATCGCATGAGTATGATGGGCCACAGGGTTCGGGTTCTCAACTATAACACTTTCCGGCTTAATCTCTCTTGTACCACACCATACAATGCTGACTTCGATGGTGACGAAATGAATTTGCACGTGCCGCAGAGTCTCTTAACGAAAGCAGAGCTGATTGAAATGATGATGGTTCCAAAGAACTTCGTCTCGCCCAATAAGTCTGCTCCGTGCATGGGTATTGTGCAAGACAGTCTGCTGGGTAGTTACCGGTTGACGGACAAGGACACATTCCTCGATAAGTACTTTGTGCAAAGCGTGGCACTTTGGCTGGATCTTTGGCAGTTACCCATTCCCGCCATTCTGAAACCCCGACCCCTCTGGACCGGAAAGCAGGTATTTTCACTTATCCTTCCTGAGGTTAACCATCCAGCAACACCACAGGACCGGCCCCCCTTTCCTCACAATGATTCCGTAGTGATGATACGACGTGGTCAGTTGTTATGTGGACCAATCACTAAGAGTATCGTTGGTGCTGCACCGGGATCACTCATTCACGTTATATTTAATGAGCATGGATCTGATGAAGTGGCACGCTTCATCAACGGCGTGCAGCGCGTGACGACGTTTTTCTTACTTAACTTCGGTTTCAGCGTTGGGGTTCAAGACACCGTAGCTGACAGTGACACCTTGCGGCAGATGAATGATGTCCTCGTGAAAACACGGAGGAATGTTGAAAAAATTGGTGCGGCTGCCAACAACCGTACACTGAACCGCAAGGCTGGTATGACACTTCTGCAGTCATTCGAAGCAGATGTCAACAGCGCACTGAACAAGTGCCGCGAAGAGGCAGCAAAGAAGGCACTGAGCAACGTCCGTCGCACTAACAGCTTCAAGGTGATGATTGAAGCGGGCAGTAAGGGTACAGATCTGAACATATGTCAAATTGCCGTCTTTGTTGGGCAACAAAACGTCGCGGGAAGCCGTATTCCATTCGGTTTTCGTAGGCGCACGCTTCCACACTTTATGCTTGACGATTATGGTGAGACGTCACGCGGCATGGCAAACCGTGGTTACGTTGAGGGTCTGAAACCGCacgagttttttttccacacaaTGGCTGGTCGTGAGGGTTTGATCGATACTGCGGTGAAAACCTCTGATACAGGCTACCTGCAGCGTAAGCTTATCAAGGCGCTAGAAGATGTCCACGCAGCCTACGACGGTACTGTGCGAAATGCAAACGATGAACTAATTCAGTTTATGTACGGTGAAGACGGTCTTGACGGGGCCCGTATAGAGGGTGGGCAGCtgttccctcttccctttcgGGACGATAAGGAGATGGAAGACACGTACAAATATGAGTACGACGTGGATGGCACCTTCAGTGGGAAGGTTGGTGGTAACTATATGGATCCCCACGTTAGGAAGATGCTACGCGCTGATCCCCAAAATGTTCGGAAACTTCAGGAAGAATATGAACAGCTTACGGCGGACCGCGAGTGGTCACGCAAAATGCTTGACCTCGAGGATCGTGATAAACTGAAGCTTAACCTCCCTGTTAATCCAGGTCGACTTATCCAAAACGCGCGCAGTACTATGGGCAAACGTAGTCAAGTGTCCAACCTGAGCCCCATCACTATTATCGACCACGTGCGGAAACTTCAAGAAGATCTCATGAAACTCTTTCCATCTTACCACCGGGGAGGGGATGGATACATCAGGAATACGTTGAGTCGTGAGCGCATTGAAAGTGCGCTTACTCTCTTCAACGTTCATTTGAGGCAGCTACTTGCGTCAAAAAGGGTGCTGAAGGAATATAAACTTAACGATAGGGCTTTTGAGTATCTTCTCAAGGAAATTAGAACCAAGTACCACCAGTCACTCACCACGCCGGGTGAGAACATTGGGGCAATCGCTGCGCAGTCGTGTGGTGAACCTGCCACACAAATGACACTTAACACGTTCCACAATGCGGGAATTTCCTCAAAGAACGTTACCCTCGGTGTGCCACGTTTACTGGAGCTTCTAAACGTCTCACGAAACCAAAAGCACGCGAGCATGACAGTGTCTCTGTTTCCACCATATGATGAAAAGCGAAATGCGCAAAAGGCCCAGCATCTCATTGAATACTGCACGCTGGAGAGTATCACAAGGCGCATACAGTTCATCTACGACCCTGACCCACGTCACACCGTTGTGGAGGCTGATCGTGACATCCTAGAACTAGAGTGGAATGTTATGGATGAAAGCGATGCAGAGCTAAGAATACAGGAGGTAGTGGCAGGTTCGCCATGGGTGGTGAGGTTGGAGCTCGACGTGGATATGGTCACCGACAAGGCCCTCGATATGAAGGATGTGAAGCAAGCTATCCTGCGAGTGGATGAAAGCTACATAATTGAAACGGGAATGGCTAACAATGTGCGCCAGCGGACCATAAGAATGCGGTCCAGATATAACGAAGGAGCTGACTCGATCCCACAGCTTAAGCGTGAAATCCCAgcccttcttgcgcgggttCACTTGCGTGGTATTCCCGGTGTGCGTCGGGCGCTGCTGAAGGACACCACCGAATTCACTGTAGATCAGGCAACGGGGAAAATGAGTGGCAACAAAATATGGGCAATAGACACGGACGGCACGGCATTGCGACGTGCTTTTATTGGTGTCGTAGGTGAGGATGGTAAGAACATTATTAATGCGGTGAAAACGAGTAGCAACAAAGTGCCTGAGGTATGTAGTCTTCTTGGTATTGAGGCGGCGAGATCAAAGATGTTGACGGAACTTCGTGAGGCTTACCTGGCCTATGGTCTCAATATTAACTACCGCCACTATACTATACTGGTGGATACGATATGTCAGCATGGGTACCTGATGGCTGTTTCTCGCTCAGGAATCAACCGCTCCGATACGTCGGGTCCGTTGATGCGCTGTTCATTTGAAGAAACTGTTAAGGTGCTTATGGCGGCTGCATCTTTTGGCGAGTGCGATCCCGTGCGTGGGGTATCAGCAAATCTTGTGCTCGGTAACCAAGCGCGCGTTGGTACGGGGCTTTTCGATCTTGTTCTCAACATGGCAGCGCTGCAGCAGGCTGTACCGCAGGCAGAAGCGGTTGCACCCGGAAAGGATGTAAATGTGTATCACAGTCTCGGGTCCACGCTGCAGCAAAATATCCAATCCTCCATTGCGTACCGACCAAGAGATCATGATGCAACACCGTTTGTAAACAATGCCAGTCTGTTTCTCCGCCAGGGTTTCGGTGGGGGGTCCTCCTCCGCACCAGTAACGGCCTCGGCCCCATACAACCCTTCGACGACGTACCACGGCGGTCGGCTCGAAGCGAGCGCAGTGCACAGGAGTCAAGCTTATTCTACATCCCCCGCTTTGGAATACGGAGGGCGGGAAGCAAGCGCCTCACAAATGTACAGCGTTATGTCTTCCGCCAGCGCGTTCAACCCAGTTTCAACGCGGATG is a window from the Trypanosoma brucei brucei TREU927 chromosome 8, complete sequence genome containing:
- a CDS encoding dihydrolipoamide dehydrogenase, point mutation — encoded protein: MLRHTRFSFTHQRPHLVHWQSLGKTHFDVCVIGAGPAGIAAALRAVDYNKRVCLVEAKRIGGCDLWNGTLQSKTLWEMSNFLGRARGSSAERVYGTTISNFMELDDERMLQTLQEVSETREKQVLSALSASNVALLYGRAAFASPHELEVSSREAKEYRTVTADYFIIATGSVPVTQPHVPVDHKNVVTSDDLMTLPLPKSMVVVGGGALGSEFATTYGRLGKTKVFLLDKKERIMPKEDDDVAATIQKGMEKHGVEVHQDCLLYSLQSLTKSESDGQETPNDGTSGNGVRYTIMHRKTHELQTYEVERALIVTGRRPNYFGLGLRNTNCEVRDGVLVLDEFGRCVNQKHIYAVGDATGRDRSVSMGEAKGRLAVDHIYSPHITEPLHPDHSRIVFLDTAVASVGKNEKQCREKNVSYVVAKYGFELCSRNVAASNTEGFVKILASNDSKKTLLGVHVVGWSASTIVEFATAAIQRKQSAYELSEMLTAYPSVSQAFLECLRVILGTSMLKPGTFPGLVCNTWTPSDCERGRGYCSLGNAQGGGKQ
- a CDS encoding serine/threonine protein phosphatase PP1; protein product: MNCREIIRKLLLNPAHNNAATRTAQGDNGDSNQRAYTRISRLAAFQSAQTQESTPKTNGTGRATTEGLTEAEVRWLVMESRALFMSQPMLVEIAAPVRICGDVHGQYTDLLRLFDLGGFPPDANYIFLGDYVDRGDQSLETICLLLAYKLSFPETFFLLRGNHECSSINRIYGFFDECKRRYSVRLWKQFTDTFNCMPVAGLVEGRILCMHGGLSPELTDLDQIRRILRPTDVPDSGLICDLLWSDPSTNMESNWSENDRGVSWTFSESVVKSFNKKFDLDLICRAHQVVDAGYEFFAARQLVTVFSAPNYCDEFDNAGAFMCVDENLMCSFVQIEPTRTLLRYFF